AGGCCAAGAAGTTTTCCTGGGAGAAAGCGGCCAGCGCGACCCTGGCGCTCATTAAAGAGGCGGCGAAATGAAAGTTCTGCAAGTTGTCAAGCATTATTTCCCTTATCGCGGCGGAGTGGAGAGCTACACTCGTGAGGTCGTGCTTGGCCTCAAAGATATTCCCGGTCTTTCGCTTGAAGCCCTAACCGCCAATGAAACGCGACAGACCACCCGTGAAATAGTCGATGGGATGCCGGTGACCAGGGTGGCGAGTTTTGGAGAGAAGTTCTCCGTCCCACTTTGCCCAACTTTTCCGTATTGGTTGAAAAGCAGAACAGCGGATATCCTGCATTTCCAGATGCCGTTCCCCCTGGCTGAGTTTTCTGAACTGCTCGGTCCCAAAAAAGGAAAGATCGTTGTTTCCTGGCACAGCGATATTGTCAAACAGGTCTTCCAGCGGAAGCTCTACGAGCCTTTTTTGCGGAGCTTTCTAGGCAGGGTTGACAAGATCCTGGTCGCCACTCCGCATCACATCTCTTCCTCGCTTTTCCTGCCGGATTATAAGAGGAAATGCGAAGTTGTTCCGTACGGGATAGATCTTCAGCGTTTGACCGCGGTAAAACCGGACGATCCTAAAGTCCAAATATTGCGCGGGGAAGCTGAATTCGTGGTCCTTTTTGTCGGCCGCCTGGTTTATTACAAAGGAGTTGAGTTTCTGATCCGGGCGATGACCGAAGTGAACGGCCGCCTGCTTATTATTGGCGACGGACCCCTCAAGGGAGAATTGGCCGCTCTGATCGCCACGCTTGGATTGCAGGATAAGGTTCGGGTCCTTCCCAATGTCGGCGACGAAGCTCTCCCGTACTATTATCAGGCTTGCGACATCTTTGTTCTGCCGTCGATTGCCAACAGTGAAGCGTTTGGAATTGTTCAGGTGGAAGCGATGGCTTGCGGCAAGCCGGTTATCACGACCGACCTGCCGACCGGGGTTACTTACGTCAACCAGCGCGGCGTGACCGGACTGGTCGTGCCGATCAAAGATAGTTCTGCCCTAGCCAAAGCGATCAATGAATTGCGGGCCGATCCGCAGAAGCGGAGTTTTCTTGGGGAAAACGGCCGCCAGCGGGCGAACACCCTTTATAATAAGGCGAACCTTGGTCCGAATGTTTACCGGATTTACCAGGAAGTCCTCCGCTAGGATTATGTTATAATTGGGCGACAAAGGAGTTACATATGAAAGCATTAATTACCGGAATTACAGGACAGGATGGCTCGTATTTAGCCGAACTTTTGCTTAGCAAGGGGTACGAAGTTTACGGGATGGTCCGCCGGGCGAGCACCGAAAGCTCTGACCGGATCAACCATTTGATGGATAAGATCACCTTGAAACAGGCCGACCTGCTCGATCAGCTCTCGATCATCGAAGTCATTCAAGAAGTTAAACCGGACGAGGTTTACAACCTGGCCGCCCAGTCTTTCGTGCCGACCTCCTGGAACCAGCCGGTCCTGACCGGGGAGTTTACCGCTCTTGGGGTGACCCGGATGCTGGAAGCGATCCGCCTGGTTAACCCGAAGATCAAATTCTACCAGGCTTCATCGAGCGAGATGTTCGGCAAGGTCCTGGAAACGCCGCAGTCGGAAACGACCCCGTTCTATCCGCGCAGTCCGTACGGCGTCGCCAAAGCATACGGTCATTTTATTACCGTTAACTACCGTGAGTCTTATAATATTTTTGCCTGTTCCGGGATCCTTTTTAACCACGAATCGCCCCGGCGCGGCAAAGAATTCGTCACCCGGAAGATTACCGACGCGGTCGCCAGGATCAAGCTTGGTAAACTGCAAAAGCTTGGTTTGGGAAACCTGGAAGCTAAACGGGACTGGGGTTTTGCCGGCGACTATGTTGAAGCTATGTACCTGATGCTCCAACAGGCGAAACCGGACGATTACGTTATCGGGACCGGGGAGACCCACAGTGTCCGCGAATTTGTCGAGATTGCCTTCTCCCATGTCGGGCTCGATTACAAAAAATACGTTGAAGTCGACAAACGGTTCCTCCGGCCAGCCGAAGTCGATCTTCTGATTGCCGATAACGCCAAGGCCAGGAAAGTGCTGGGGTGGAAACCGAAGGTCAGCTTTGAGGGGCTGGTCAAGATGATGGTTGATTCCGACCTCAAGACCAATCAGGCGGAATGAAAGCATTTATCACCGGAATCAACGGGTTTGCCGGAAGCTTTCTGGCCGAAGCGCTGCTGAAAAGCGGCCGGCAGGTTACCGGTTCCGTCCAACCGGGTACTCCGTTGGATAATCTGGCGGCGATCGAAGCGCAATTGAAACTAATTCCCCTCGATCTTAACGATTCCTCCGCTCTTGAAAAGTTTATCGCGGCCGAAGCACCCGACGAGATCTATCACCTGGCGGCGGTCAGTAGCGTTAAAGATTCGCTCGACGATCCCCGCAAATGTTTTATCGTGAATGTCCTGGGAAGCCTGAATTTATTGGAAGCGGCCCGGCATCATCTGCCTAAAACGACGGTCGTCCTGGTCACTTCCAGCGAAATCTACGGCGAAGCGTTGAGCGAAAAAGTTTTGACCAGCGAAAGCTCGCCGATCATTCCCAAGAGCCCTTACGCGGTCAGCAAAGCGGCTCTTGATCATTTGGGAAGGGTTTACGCGAATAACTTTGGATTGAAGGTGGTCATAGCCCGTCCATTTAGCCATATTGGTCCGAGGCAAACTTCGGTGTTCTTTATCCCCTCCGTCGCCAGCCAGATCGTCGAACTGGAAAAGACCGGAGGAGGGGAGATCAAGGTCGGCAATATCGAGATGGATCGTGATTTTACCGATGTCCGCGATGTGGTCGAAGCGTACGTTCTGCTGGCGGAAAAAGGGAAAAGCGGCGAAGCTTATAACATTTGTCGCGGAGAGACTCGGCGGCTTAAGGAGCTGGTGGACCGACTGATTGCTTTGGCGAGGGTGCCGATCAAAGTGACAATTGATTCCGAACGCTGTCGGCCCTCCGACCTGACCAGTATGAAAATTGATAGTCGAAAGTTGAAAGCGATTGGCTGGCAGCCAATAATACCGATTGACACTACCCTGGCAGATATTTTGGCATATTGGCGAAAAAGAGTTTAATGTTCTATAATTACCAGTAATGGTTACAAATTTGATGGTCTTTGTTATTTCGTTGATCGGCGCCCTTGTTTTTACTCCGCTGGCTAAATGGCTTTCAAATAAAACCGGGATCCTGGATAAACCGGGTTTCCGTAAAATCCACAACCAACCCATTCCGCGGATGGGTGGGGAAGCGATCCTCCTGGCGATCGGGCTGGGATTGATCTTTTATTTTCCAAATCAGCGGGAGTTATGGTCGGTTTTGGGCTTTGCTTTCCTTTTTGTCATTTTTGGTTTAGTTGATGATGCCGATATCAAGATAAGGGCGCGCAATAAGATCCTCTCTCATCTCCTTTTCTCTTTTCTTTTTATTTATTTTTCGGGTATAACCTTGACTTTCTTTTCGGTCAACTGGCTTAATTGGCTGGTTACCGCCTGTTTTATAACTTTTATGACCAATTCGATGAATATGCTTGATGGGATGGACGGGCTGGTCACCGGCATATCCTGCATCTCAGCCGGTTTTTTCGCGATCTTAGCCGTTAACAGCGGGCAGCTTGACCTGCTTCTTTTATCGCTGGCGATCATGGGAGGGTCCCTTGGTTTTCTCCGTTATAATTTTAATCCCGCTTCGATCTTTCTGGGGGAGGCCGGGTCCACTTTGCTTGGTTTTTTAATGGCGATGCTGGCGGTCAAACTCAATATTTTCACTTTGTGGAATATCGCGCTGACACTGGGGATCGAACGCTTGCAGATAATTTCGTTTGTCGTGCCGCTGATCATCCTGGGGATACCGATCTTTGATACCTATTTTGTTTTTTCCAACCGCTTTCTCCATCGGATAAAATTCAGCCAGCCGGGGAAGGACCATTCCCATCACCGGATCCACCTGATGGGTTTCTCACAAAAAGCGACCGTCTTGACCCTCTACGCGGTCCAGATCGTCCTGGGCTCGATCGGCCTGGCAATGATCCGGGCCGATATCCAGCAGTTCTTTTCCCTCCTCCTGATCGTGGCGGTCTTCTTTGTCAGCTTTACTATGCTGCTGCTACGGGTGAAGGTTTATGAGCACAACGAACGCCCAGCTTAACGAGATATTTGCCTCGATCCAGGGGGAAGGGCTATATGTCGGCGAAAGGCAGATCTTTGTTCGTTTCGCGTCTTGCAACCTCAACTGCCAATATTGCGATTCTCCGGCCGCGCTGGAACTGACCAGGCAATACCGGGTCGAGAATGTCCCAGGGAGCCATCACTTTGAGCAGAAAGATAATCCGGTCCCGGTTGAGCGGCTGGTCCAGGAAGCGGCTCAATTCAATAAGCCAGGGCTTTTCCACTCGATCAGCCTGACCGGCGGTGAGCCGCTTTTGCAGGTGAATTTTCTCAAAGAGTTTTTGCCGGCGGTCAAAACGGCGCTCAAATTGCCGATCTACCTGGAGAGCAATGGGATTTTGTCAGAATTTTTAGCAGAGATCATTGAAGAGGTCGACATTGTGGCGATGGACATAAAACTTCCCAGCGCCACCGGTCAGTCCGCTTACTGGAAAGAGCACCGGAAATTTCTGGAGACCGCTTTTCTCAAGGAAGTGTTCGTGAAAGTGGTGGTCGGAAAGGAGTCCAAGATCAAAGAGCTGGAAGAAGGAGCGGCCTTGGTCGCTGAAGTTGACGATCGGATCCCCTTTATAATTCAACCGGTCACCCCGCATGGTCCGGTTAAACATCGACCGGACGCGGAACATCTGCTCGCTTTTCAAACGGCGGCTAAGAGAAAGTTAAGGAACGTCAGAGTGATCCCGCAGGTCCATAAACTGATGGGATTGGCTTAGAGGTTAACGATCTTCTCAAGCCACTTAATGTTTTTATCCCGCATTGGATTAAAGCCCATATCCTGAAGAGAGTGGAGGAGCTTTAATTTGTAATCGGCCGCGCTTTTGGTCAATTCATTCAACTGCGACTCGATCCACTCCCTGGCTTCTGGTTTGGCGGAGTGCAAGGTCTCGGCCTTGATCTGCCCGGTCAGCTTTTCAAACTCTTCCCGGCTGGTGCAGAGGAGACGTTTCAAATGGCGTTCTTTGATCCGGGAGACCAGGCCGTGAAGCTCGTTTTGCTCGATCGTGAACTGGTCGAAAAGGCTGGTCGAGTTGAGAAACAGCTCTTTGGCGATCTTCGAGGTCTCTTTGCGGAGCGTTTCATGTTTTTTCCGCTCTTCCCGCTTTTGATCGTCAGCCGTGACCACGGGGATTTTTTCCTCCGGCGGGACGTTGAATTCGGTCGGTTCTTCCAGCAGCTGCTCTTCGGGGGTCAGGTTGGTGATCTGCACCCGGTCCCGGGCAACGGCGATAGGTGCATGCTTGAGCATCCGTTCATGGTCTTTCCGACGGCTTTCGATTTCTTTTGGGTTCTCTTCCGGTTGAACAGAGGTCAGCTCATTTTCGACTTTAGGGGTTAAACCACGATCTAGAAAGACCTCGCCGAAATTACGGCTTGGATTGATTTCATCGCCGACACGTTCTTTGATTATTTTTCGGTCAGTAGCGGTAAAAACAGCGCCAGCATTGCCGGCGACTGCTTCTCCACCGGGACCAATATTAGGGATAATTGGGTTAATAAATTGCTCAGCCATTCTATATATTTATCGTGTTAAATAGCCAAAAACATGCGTTCAAGCGGCATTCTAGCAGACACTATAATGTAAATCAAGGAAGAGGGGTATTAAGCTGAGAGGGTTCAAGGAACCTGTCCGCCTTCGGCGGAAACTTCGCGGTTCCTTGAAATACCTTGGTTTGGAGGAAACCGTCCGCCTAGGCGGATTTAGTCGCAGGTTTCCTCCAGGCAAGTTCTCTTTGTTCAGGGTTGTTTCATCGTGCCAAGCGGTTCCTCCCCCTTGACACCCTTTTCCATTAGTGTAAAATGCCAGCAGATAAGTAAGGAGGTGGATTTTTCGATGGCAGATGTTGAAGCGTATTGCGTAAAGTGCAAAAAGAAACAGATCATGAATGACGTTAAGCAGGTGACGATGAAGAATGGTCGCAAAGCCTCCAAAGGGAAATGTCCTGCTTGCGGCACCAGCATGTTTAAGATCGGCGGTTAATTTCTCTCAAGTCGGAACACAAAAAAGGCCGGACGTTGCGTTGAGCAACGCGGTCTTTTTTGTTATAATGAACCCCCAATGCCTCACGGAAAAAAGTTTGTCCATCTTCATAACCATACGGAGTACAGCTTGCTCGATGGAGCCTGCCGGATAGCCGATCTGCTGGCCAAGGCCAAAGAGTACGGCCAGTCGGCAATAGCGGTGACCGATCACGGCAACATGTACGCGGCGATCG
This window of the Candidatus Margulisiibacteriota bacterium genome carries:
- the gmd gene encoding GDP-mannose 4,6-dehydratase, translated to MKALITGITGQDGSYLAELLLSKGYEVYGMVRRASTESSDRINHLMDKITLKQADLLDQLSIIEVIQEVKPDEVYNLAAQSFVPTSWNQPVLTGEFTALGVTRMLEAIRLVNPKIKFYQASSSEMFGKVLETPQSETTPFYPRSPYGVAKAYGHFITVNYRESYNIFACSGILFNHESPRRGKEFVTRKITDAVARIKLGKLQKLGLGNLEAKRDWGFAGDYVEAMYLMLQQAKPDDYVIGTGETHSVREFVEIAFSHVGLDYKKYVEVDKRFLRPAEVDLLIADNAKARKVLGWKPKVSFEGLVKMMVDSDLKTNQAE
- a CDS encoding undecaprenyl/decaprenyl-phosphate alpha-N-acetylglucosaminyl 1-phosphate transferase, coding for MVTNLMVFVISLIGALVFTPLAKWLSNKTGILDKPGFRKIHNQPIPRMGGEAILLAIGLGLIFYFPNQRELWSVLGFAFLFVIFGLVDDADIKIRARNKILSHLLFSFLFIYFSGITLTFFSVNWLNWLVTACFITFMTNSMNMLDGMDGLVTGISCISAGFFAILAVNSGQLDLLLLSLAIMGGSLGFLRYNFNPASIFLGEAGSTLLGFLMAMLAVKLNIFTLWNIALTLGIERLQIISFVVPLIILGIPIFDTYFVFSNRFLHRIKFSQPGKDHSHHRIHLMGFSQKATVLTLYAVQIVLGSIGLAMIRADIQQFFSLLLIVAVFFVSFTMLLLRVKVYEHNERPA
- a CDS encoding 7-carboxy-7-deazaguanine synthase QueE, which translates into the protein MSTTNAQLNEIFASIQGEGLYVGERQIFVRFASCNLNCQYCDSPAALELTRQYRVENVPGSHHFEQKDNPVPVERLVQEAAQFNKPGLFHSISLTGGEPLLQVNFLKEFLPAVKTALKLPIYLESNGILSEFLAEIIEEVDIVAMDIKLPSATGQSAYWKEHRKFLETAFLKEVFVKVVVGKESKIKELEEGAALVAEVDDRIPFIIQPVTPHGPVKHRPDAEHLLAFQTAAKRKLRNVRVIPQVHKLMGLA
- a CDS encoding glycosyltransferase — protein: MKVLQVVKHYFPYRGGVESYTREVVLGLKDIPGLSLEALTANETRQTTREIVDGMPVTRVASFGEKFSVPLCPTFPYWLKSRTADILHFQMPFPLAEFSELLGPKKGKIVVSWHSDIVKQVFQRKLYEPFLRSFLGRVDKILVATPHHISSSLFLPDYKRKCEVVPYGIDLQRLTAVKPDDPKVQILRGEAEFVVLFVGRLVYYKGVEFLIRAMTEVNGRLLIIGDGPLKGELAALIATLGLQDKVRVLPNVGDEALPYYYQACDIFVLPSIANSEAFGIVQVEAMACGKPVITTDLPTGVTYVNQRGVTGLVVPIKDSSALAKAINELRADPQKRSFLGENGRQRANTLYNKANLGPNVYRIYQEVLR
- a CDS encoding GDP-mannose 4,6-dehydratase, producing the protein MKAFITGINGFAGSFLAEALLKSGRQVTGSVQPGTPLDNLAAIEAQLKLIPLDLNDSSALEKFIAAEAPDEIYHLAAVSSVKDSLDDPRKCFIVNVLGSLNLLEAARHHLPKTTVVLVTSSEIYGEALSEKVLTSESSPIIPKSPYAVSKAALDHLGRVYANNFGLKVVIARPFSHIGPRQTSVFFIPSVASQIVELEKTGGGEIKVGNIEMDRDFTDVRDVVEAYVLLAEKGKSGEAYNICRGETRRLKELVDRLIALARVPIKVTIDSERCRPSDLTSMKIDSRKLKAIGWQPIIPIDTTLADILAYWRKRV